A genomic region of Papaver somniferum cultivar HN1 chromosome 7, ASM357369v1, whole genome shotgun sequence contains the following coding sequences:
- the LOC113293130 gene encoding peroxidase 60-like, which produces MKGLGGVVLVFMLINLAITCNGQLRRGFYLGKCKGGNVEAIIRGVVQAEFKNLPNGPKMAAALLRLQFHDCFVTGCDASLLLDGPESEKMAPPNFSVRGYDVIKKVKDALEFACAGVVSCSDIIAVATRDAVVLSGGASYRVETGRRDGFVSLKSNVNLPSPSITVKDSIKVFADQGLNKTDMVLLLAAHTVGITHCAQVHGRLYNFRNKGKRDPTMRDDHFNSWSKTCPNSGGPNKEIALDQTPNSLNIVDNGYLKQVKAQGGVLEIDQGLGIDPLTAEIVRSYADGPLSKLFRSHFGEAMIRLGRVGVLTGKNGEIRRTCNAVNNPKPVQPKPAIQPKPAGPTPKPAGGLTSLGL; this is translated from the exons ATGAAGGGTCTTGGAGGGGTAGTTCTTGTGTTCATGCTAATCAACTTGGCCATTACCTGTAATGGTCAGTTACGAAGAGGGTTTTACCTTGGAAAATGCAAGGGAGGGAACGTTGAGGCTATCATCAGAGGCGTTGTACAAGCCGAATTTAAGAATCTGCCTAACGGCCCTAAAATGGCTGCTGCACTCCTTCGCTTGCAGTTCCACGATTGTTTCGTAACA GGATGTGACGCGTCGCTGCTCCTAGATGGCCCTGAAAGTGAAAAAATGGCACCCCCAAACTTTAGCGTGAGAGGTTACGACGTTATCAAAAAAGTAAAAGATGCACTTGAGTTTGCTTGCGCCGGAGTCGTCTCATGTTCTGATATCATCGCCGTAGCTACCAGAGATGCCGTCGTATTG TCTGGAGGAGCGAGCTACAGAGTTGAGACAGGAAGAAGGGATGGTTTCGTTTCTTTGAAGTCAAATGTGAATCTTCCAAGCCCTTCGATTACTGTCAAGGACTCTATTAAAGTATTCGCGGACCAAGGACTTAATAAGACTGACATGGTTTTGCTCCTCG CTGCTCATACCGTCGGAATCACACATTGTGCGCAAGTCCACGGCAGACTCTACAATTTCAGAAACAAAGGCAAAAGAGACCCGACCATGCGTGATGACCATTTCAATTCATGGTCCAAGACATGTCCCAATTCCGGTGGTCCTAATAAGGAAATAGCACTAGACCAGACACCTAACAGTCTTAATATCGTGGATAACGGTTACCTCAAACAAGTCAAAGCACAAGGAGGAGTTCTTGAAATCGATCAAGGATTAGGGATAGACCCATTGACTGCTGAGATCGTCCGATCATACGCTGACGGTCCCTTGAGCAAACTGTTCCGATCTCATTTTGGTGAAGCTATGATCAGATTGGGTCGTGTTGGTGTTCTAACCGGCAAGAATGGAGAGATTAGAAGAACTTGTAATGCCGTGAATAATCCTAAACCAGTTCAACCCAAACCAGCAATTCAACCAAAACCAGCTGGACCTACACCAAAACCAGCCGGCGGCTTAACCAGTCTCGGATTATAG